The Methanoregula sp. UBA64 genome contains the following window.
GGTGTAATAAAGGTGCGGGAAAATAGGGGGTGCAAAAACAGGCATGAGAGTTAGTGCTTCTGCCCGTTCATGTATTTTTTGAGTTCCCGCTCGCGGAGCTCGATGCGCCGGATCTTCCCGGAGATTGTCTTTGGGAGCGAATCGACAAACTCAATCGCACGCGGGTACTTGTACGGCGCCGTCACCCTTTTCACGTGGCTCTGGAGCTCTTTTACAAGCGCTTCCGAGGGCTGGACGCCCTCCCGTAAGATCACAAACGCTTTGACGATCATCCCCCGGATATCGTCCGGCGTTCCCACGACCGCGGCCTCCTGCACGGCCGGGTGCTCGATTAACGCACTCTCGACCTCGAATGGGCCGATACGATACCCGGACGCCTTGATCACATCGTCGTCGCGGCCGATGAACCAGAGATAGCCGTCCTCGTCCTTGTAGGCCTTGTCGCCGGTATAATACCAGCCGTCGATAAAGGACTTCTTGTTCTCCTCGGGATTGTTGAGGTACTCAACAAACATCCCGACCGGTTTCGGGTCGCACTTTATCGCGATCCGCCCTTCCTCGTGGACCCCGACCGGCTTTCCGTTCTCGTCGTGGAGCTCCACCACCCAGCCAGGCGAGGGCTTGCCCATCGACCCGAACTTGGGTTTCATGCAGGGGAACGTCCCGATCGAGAGCACCATCTCGGTCTGCCCGTATCCTTCGTAGATGGTCAGGCCCGTTGCATCCTTCCAGGCCTTGATGACCTCGGGATTGATCGGTTCGCCGGCGCTCACGCAGTGCCGGAGCTCGGTAAAATCGAACTTGTCGAGATCGGCGAGGATCAGCATCCGGTAGATCGTGGGCGGGCAGCAAAACGTGGATATACCGTACCGCTCGATGAGCGGGAGAAGTTCGGTTGCATTGAACCTGCCACGGATATCGTACACGAAGATCGCGGCACCCTGGAGCCACGGACCGTAGAGTTTGCCCCATGCGCTCTTTGCCCAGCCGGTGTCTGAGAAAGTGAAGTGGAGATCGGTAGGGTGGACATCGTGCCAGAACCTTGAGGTCACGATGTGGCCGAGCGCATAGCTCTGGGAGTGGAGCACCATCTTTGCCTCGCCCGTGGTGCCCGAAGTAAAGAAGATCACCATCGGGTCCGTCGCCTTGGTCTTTTTCATGCCGGGGAGGTTAACCAGTTTTGCCGAGACCGGCGCCGGGTAGTCGAGCTCGACCGGGTAACTGATCCAGTGCTCGCGTTTCCCGTCGATTAAGAACCGGCAGGTCAGGGACGGGCAGTCCTTTGCAATGGCATCGATCTTGTCGGCCTGGTCAAGAGAGGTGATCACCATCTTGATCTCTGCGGCATTGATCCGGTACTTTAAGTCGTGCTCGGTCAGCATGGTCGGCGCCGGGCAGTAGACTGCACCACGTTTGATGAGCGCAATCGTAGCGATCCACCACTCGGGGACTCTCGGGAGCATGATCATGACCCGGTCGCCTTTGTTGACGCCGTACTTGATGAGCATGTTCACGACCTGGTTTGAGCTCCGCATCAGGTCCCAGAATGTGAACTTCTTCTCTTCGCCTTTCTGGTTGGTCCAGATCATGGCAAGCTTGTTCCGGTCCTTCTTGGCCCAGGCATCGATCACGTCGAAACCGAAATTGAAGTACTCGGGAACATCGATATGGAAGTCCCGGTAGGTCTCATCGTAATCGGTCATATTGGGTTCCGGCTTGCCATCCGTCTGTCCCATACAGGCAAGGGTTGCTGCACCGCCGCTGCTGAGCTGGCTGGTGCATGCCTCCGCGATCCAGTCGGACCGGGAGATCTTTTTTTGTTCGCATGCCCTGTCGATCTTCTCTGTCAGGGTATCGTCCATGGATACCGAGTACCGCACCATGCCTTTACTGTTTGGTGGTGCACTTAATGAGCGTTTTGATGTGTTTGTGCACCAGTATTGTGGACTAAGAGGAGTGTTCCTGTGCACGATCTGTCGGGTTCGGCAGGATATTTGCACCACGGGAAAACCGATCAAATCCCCCTACACAGGAACCGGCACCGTTCCGTACCTGCAGGTTGCCCGTGGTTTACGAACGGGCCGGGCTCCTGCTGTATCCAGGGGTATCCCACTCTCGTTTTCCGCTGCCTGATGTGCGGGATTCTCCCTCGGGAGCAACCCGGCCCGGCGGGCAGGTGTACCGTCCGTCAATTCGGGCACAGGGATAAGTATGGCAGGATATTTGCGCTCCTGCACGCATTGTCCCGGAAAGCATTTATCCTGCACCAGCTGCCCCAAGGAAAGCATTTAAACCATCCTCCAGATATCCCGGGATCATACAAAAGGCGGATAACCGGAATGGAAGGGGCAGCGGAACGGGATAAGAGATCTCCGTACGTCCCCCGGCACAAATGCAGCCGTGACAAACACCCCGATCCTATTCTAAAAAAAGCAGTGCGGCAGGACAATTTCACCAGTCCTTCATCCCGCCGCGAGGTATATTAAATGAATGCCGAAATAAGCAGCCTGACTAGTCAGGCAAAGGGTTATGCTGAGGTATTGGACCAGCTCCGCAGTGAGATGAAGACCGTCATTGTCGGCCAGCGCGATGTGATCGACCGGCTTTTGATCGGTCTCTGTGCCGACGGTCACGTACTCCTCGAAGGGGTGCCGGGCATTGCAAAAACGCTCACCATCAAGACCCTATCGCAGTGCATTGACTGCAGCTTCGTGCGGATCCAGTTCACGCCCGATCTGCTGCCTGCCGATATCATGGGCACGAAGATCTACAACCAGAAAGACTCCACGTTCTCTACGATCAGGGGCCCGGTCTTTGCCCACTTCGTGCTCGCGGACGAGATCAACCGGGCGCCGCCCAAGGTGCAGTCCGCCCTTCTCGAAGCCATGCAGGAGCGCCAGGTGACAATCCAGGGAGAGACCCACCCGCTCCCCAAACCGTTCTTTGTCCTCGCTACCGAGAACCCGATCGAGTCCGAAGGCACGTACCCCTTGCCCGAGGCGCAGGTTGACCGGTTCATGTTCAAGGTGCTCATGACCTACCCGGAGAAGAACGACGAGGTTACCGTTCTCGACCGGTTCACGGAAGGGACGACGATCACCCCACGAAAGGTCGTGACAAAAGAAAAAATCCTCGAGATCCAGGCCTTCACCCAGAAGGTGTACGCGGACGCTGCGATCAAGAAGTATGCCTGCGAGCTCGTGGACGCGACCCGGCACCCGGATACCTACGGGATCGAAGAGGCAAAGTACATCGCGCTCGGTGCATCGCCCCGTGCCACGATCTTTTTAGTGCTCGGCGGCAAGGCTCATGCACTCCTCGCCGGCCGCGGCTATGTAATTCCCGAGGACATCAAGGCCGTTGCCCACGATGTGCTGAGACACCGCATCCTCCTTACTTACGAAGGGGAGGCGGACGGGATCACTACCGACCGGATCATCGAACGCATCCTTGGTATCGTTAAGGTGCCGTGATCGCCATGACCCGTGCAGTGCCGATGCTGAGCAGGGCATTTTTCCTACCCGAAACAAGAGGTTCCTTTATGGGGGATGCGGGATGGACGACCGCGCCGAACTGATCCGCCAGCTCAAAAAGATCGATCTTGCAACCGGCATCCTTGTCGAAGGGCTCCAGTCCGGTCCGCACCACTCGGTCTTTAAGGGGCAGGGCATCGAGTTCTCCGAGATCCGCGAGTACGTGCCCGGGGACGATGTGCGCTCCATCGACTGGAAGGTGACGGCACGCTACAGCCGCCCGTTCATCAAGGAGTTCACCGAGGAGCGGGACCAGACGTTCTACTTTGTCGTGGACATCTCCGGGTCCTCGGGATTTGGCTCCGAGACAACAAAACAGAGAAAGATCCTCGAAGTAACAGCGAGCCTTGCGTTTGCGGCGGTAAAAAACAACGACCGGATCGGCCTCGTGCTCTTCTCGGACCGGGTGGAGAAGTTCATCCCGGCCAAACGCGGGAGAAAACACCTGGCAAACCTCTTCAACGTGATGATCGACCATGCGGCAGCGTCGCAAAAGACCGATCTGGCCGCCGCGGCCCGGTTCCTTGCCGGTGCCCTCTCGCGCCGGTGTTCGATTGTCATCCTCTCGGACTTTGCGTCCCCGGACTTTTTCCTGCCGCTCCGGATCCTCCGGCGCCGCCACGAGGTGCTTGCGATCCGGGTCGCCGACCCGCGGGAACTCGACCTGCCCGATGTGGGCTTAATAGAACTCGAAGACCCCGAGACCGGTGAGCAGGTCCTTGTCGATACTTCGGACCCGGTCTTCCGCGAGCGCTACAGCGAGCTCGTTACGGAAGCAGACCGGCGCCTGCACGCGGACTTTGCAAAGAACCGGATCCCGGAGACGGCGCTTTTGACTGACGAACCCTACGACATCCCGTTAAAACGGTTCTTTGGCGGGGTGGCAAAGAGGAGGGCGGGCTATGTCCGGGTTTTATGAGCCGGCCTGGCTGTTTGCCCTCCTCCTCATTCCGGTGCTTGCCGGCGTCTACTGGTACATCACCCGGAAAAAGAAGCAGGAAGCCATCGCTTTCTCCCGGATAGCGTTCGTGAAATCCGCGCTCGGCGATGCACGGAAATCAAAAAGAGCCCATATCCTCTTTATCGTAGCGCTCGCGGTCATCGGTCTTCTGGTCATCGGCCTGGCCGACCCCCACATCCCACTCGAACAGACCAAAGAAGGGACCAACGTCATCCTCGTCCTCGATATTTCGGGGAGCATGCAGGCAAACGATTACCAGCCCACGCGTATCGAGGCGGCAAAGACCGCTGCCGAACAGCTCGTTTCAAGTCTCGACCCGAAGGATTCCGTTGGGGTCGTAACCTTCCAGTCCGGTGCAACCACGGCTGCGTACCTCAGCCAGGACAAGGATCGGGTAAAAGAGAAGATTGGGGCGATCGAGCCGAGCAGCGGGGAGACCGCGATCGGCGACGGCCTTGCGCTCGGGGTAGATATGGCCCAGTCGGTGCCAAACAAGAAAAGCGTGATCATCCTCCTCTCGGATGGCGTCAATAATGCCGGAGTCATCTCCCCGGACGAAGCAGTTGCGCTTGCAAAAACCGCCGGCATCCCGGTCTTTACCGTTGGCCTCGGGACAACGACCCCGACCGTGCTCGGCTATGACTGGATGGGCAACCCCCAGTATGCCCAGCTCGACGAAAAGACGCTCCAGTCGATTGCCGACCAGACCGGCGGGAAGTACTTCAAGTCGGTCGATGAGCGGACGCTCAAGACCGTGTATTCGGGATTAAGCTCCAGCATCGTGCACGAAAAAGAGGATACGAGTATCAGGGACTGGTTCTTTGCCGCTGCCCTTCTCCTCCTCATCATCGAATTCTGGCTCCGGTATGGCAGGGGGCGGATCATCCAATGAAGGCGTGGCATGCAGGACTCTTCCTGCTCCTCTGTGCCCTGCTCGTGGTCCCGGCCGCTCTTGCAGCCGGAATCACGATCACATCCGACAAGACCGATTACTACTTCGCCCTCGGGGATACCGCAGCGATCGCGCTTCCGGTCACCAACACCTACGATCACGATATCGACGGGACGCTCCAGTTCACGACCGTAGAACAGCTCCAGAACACCGGTTCTACCTTAACGAGCACCAAGAACCGGGTCTATACCACCACGGTTCCCTCGGGCAGCTCGTATATCAACAT
Protein-coding sequences here:
- a CDS encoding AMP-binding protein, with translation MVRYSVSMDDTLTEKIDRACEQKKISRSDWIAEACTSQLSSGGAATLACMGQTDGKPEPNMTDYDETYRDFHIDVPEYFNFGFDVIDAWAKKDRNKLAMIWTNQKGEEKKFTFWDLMRSSNQVVNMLIKYGVNKGDRVMIMLPRVPEWWIATIALIKRGAVYCPAPTMLTEHDLKYRINAAEIKMVITSLDQADKIDAIAKDCPSLTCRFLIDGKREHWISYPVELDYPAPVSAKLVNLPGMKKTKATDPMVIFFTSGTTGEAKMVLHSQSYALGHIVTSRFWHDVHPTDLHFTFSDTGWAKSAWGKLYGPWLQGAAIFVYDIRGRFNATELLPLIERYGISTFCCPPTIYRMLILADLDKFDFTELRHCVSAGEPINPEVIKAWKDATGLTIYEGYGQTEMVLSIGTFPCMKPKFGSMGKPSPGWVVELHDENGKPVGVHEEGRIAIKCDPKPVGMFVEYLNNPEENKKSFIDGWYYTGDKAYKDEDGYLWFIGRDDDVIKASGYRIGPFEVESALIEHPAVQEAAVVGTPDDIRGMIVKAFVILREGVQPSEALVKELQSHVKRVTAPYKYPRAIEFVDSLPKTISGKIRRIELRERELKKYMNGQKH
- a CDS encoding vWA domain-containing protein, whose product is MSGFYEPAWLFALLLIPVLAGVYWYITRKKKQEAIAFSRIAFVKSALGDARKSKRAHILFIVALAVIGLLVIGLADPHIPLEQTKEGTNVILVLDISGSMQANDYQPTRIEAAKTAAEQLVSSLDPKDSVGVVTFQSGATTAAYLSQDKDRVKEKIGAIEPSSGETAIGDGLALGVDMAQSVPNKKSVIILLSDGVNNAGVISPDEAVALAKTAGIPVFTVGLGTTTPTVLGYDWMGNPQYAQLDEKTLQSIADQTGGKYFKSVDERTLKTVYSGLSSSIVHEKEDTSIRDWFFAAALLLLIIEFWLRYGRGRIIQ
- a CDS encoding DUF58 domain-containing protein, whose protein sequence is MDDRAELIRQLKKIDLATGILVEGLQSGPHHSVFKGQGIEFSEIREYVPGDDVRSIDWKVTARYSRPFIKEFTEERDQTFYFVVDISGSSGFGSETTKQRKILEVTASLAFAAVKNNDRIGLVLFSDRVEKFIPAKRGRKHLANLFNVMIDHAAASQKTDLAAAARFLAGALSRRCSIVILSDFASPDFFLPLRILRRRHEVLAIRVADPRELDLPDVGLIELEDPETGEQVLVDTSDPVFRERYSELVTEADRRLHADFAKNRIPETALLTDEPYDIPLKRFFGGVAKRRAGYVRVL
- a CDS encoding AAA family ATPase — encoded protein: MNAEISSLTSQAKGYAEVLDQLRSEMKTVIVGQRDVIDRLLIGLCADGHVLLEGVPGIAKTLTIKTLSQCIDCSFVRIQFTPDLLPADIMGTKIYNQKDSTFSTIRGPVFAHFVLADEINRAPPKVQSALLEAMQERQVTIQGETHPLPKPFFVLATENPIESEGTYPLPEAQVDRFMFKVLMTYPEKNDEVTVLDRFTEGTTITPRKVVTKEKILEIQAFTQKVYADAAIKKYACELVDATRHPDTYGIEEAKYIALGASPRATIFLVLGGKAHALLAGRGYVIPEDIKAVAHDVLRHRILLTYEGEADGITTDRIIERILGIVKVP